A region from the Achromobacter seleniivolatilans genome encodes:
- a CDS encoding amino acid ABC transporter ATP-binding protein, with protein sequence MSIIDFEARAASFQASAQASAAASDSSPLVSLRDVHLAFGQTEVLKGIDVEVKQGQAVSIIGPSGSGKSTILRCITGLLRPQRGTIEVSGVQVDGLKTEADFIALRKRVGFVFQQYNLFPHLSVLENLVISPVKVGGQPRAKAEARARELLAKVRMEHKEGAYPGELSGGQQQRVAIARALAMQPELILFDEVTSALDPEMVGEVLTVIRDLVQDGLTCMLVTHEMRFAEEVSDTVYFTEAGHIVESGPPARIFGSPDSERTRAFLQRSSGASAARKTAPDPIETYLTFDPLRLAV encoded by the coding sequence ATGAGCATCATTGATTTCGAGGCGCGCGCCGCCTCATTCCAAGCAAGCGCGCAGGCCTCGGCTGCGGCTTCCGATAGTTCGCCGCTGGTCAGCTTGCGCGACGTCCACCTGGCGTTTGGCCAGACCGAGGTGCTAAAGGGCATCGACGTCGAGGTCAAACAGGGCCAGGCGGTATCCATCATCGGCCCTTCGGGTTCTGGCAAATCCACCATCCTGCGCTGCATCACGGGCCTGTTGCGGCCGCAGCGCGGCACGATTGAAGTCAGCGGGGTGCAGGTAGACGGATTGAAGACGGAGGCGGACTTCATTGCGCTGCGCAAGCGCGTGGGGTTCGTATTCCAGCAATACAACCTTTTTCCGCATTTGAGCGTGCTTGAAAACCTGGTGATCTCGCCCGTGAAAGTGGGTGGGCAGCCGCGTGCCAAGGCCGAAGCGCGGGCGCGTGAACTGTTGGCCAAGGTGCGCATGGAGCACAAGGAAGGCGCATACCCCGGCGAATTGTCGGGCGGGCAGCAGCAGCGCGTGGCGATTGCGCGCGCGCTTGCCATGCAGCCGGAACTGATTCTGTTTGATGAAGTGACTTCCGCGCTGGACCCCGAGATGGTGGGAGAGGTCCTGACCGTGATCCGGGACCTGGTGCAGGACGGCCTGACCTGCATGCTGGTTACGCATGAAATGCGCTTTGCCGAAGAGGTCAGTGACACCGTGTACTTCACGGAAGCCGGTCACATTGTTGAATCCGGTCCGCCTGCGCGAATTTTTGGATCGCCTGACAGTGAACGGACCCGGGCCTTTCTGCAACGTTCATCCGGCGCATCGGCGGCGCGCAAGACGGCGCCTGATCCCATAGAAACCTATCTGACTTTCGATCCGCTGCGCCTGGCAGTGTGA
- a CDS encoding amino acid ABC transporter permease — protein MANDLVLNAGRARPQATLPALLSAVLRDPWFVLLLALVALGVGWAVTGTTPAAVQALWHWSPALLRGLGVNIQISVLAMALGTIAGLVVGALSLSPSRVLRRLTRAYVLLFRNAPILVLVYFTTYVFPFELNLGGWNLPFPDWIKVVIGLGLPASANVAEIFRGAIQSIPSAQWEAAQSLAFRRTQIFRMIVLPQCVRRMLPSWMNLYASITMSTSLASLVGVHDLVDTATVASNTVARSDFTILVYFTLLALFFAYCYPIARWTRYLERRHEHH, from the coding sequence ATGGCCAATGATCTGGTCTTGAACGCCGGCCGAGCCCGGCCGCAGGCGACGCTGCCCGCATTGCTGTCCGCCGTGCTGCGTGATCCCTGGTTTGTGCTGCTGCTGGCATTGGTGGCGCTGGGCGTGGGGTGGGCGGTTACCGGCACCACGCCGGCTGCCGTCCAGGCGTTGTGGCACTGGTCGCCGGCTTTGTTGCGCGGGCTGGGGGTGAACATCCAGATCAGTGTGTTGGCGATGGCGCTGGGCACGATTGCGGGGCTGGTGGTGGGAGCGCTGTCGCTGTCGCCGTCACGTGTATTGCGCCGCCTGACGCGCGCCTACGTGCTGCTGTTTCGCAATGCGCCCATTCTGGTGCTGGTCTATTTCACAACGTATGTCTTCCCCTTTGAATTGAATCTGGGCGGTTGGAATCTTCCGTTTCCGGATTGGATCAAAGTGGTGATCGGTCTGGGGCTGCCCGCCAGCGCCAACGTGGCCGAGATCTTTCGCGGGGCGATCCAGTCGATACCCAGCGCGCAATGGGAAGCCGCGCAGTCGCTCGCTTTCAGGCGCACGCAGATCTTTCGCATGATCGTGCTGCCGCAGTGTGTGCGCCGCATGTTGCCGTCGTGGATGAATCTGTACGCCAGCATCACGATGAGCACGTCGCTGGCATCGCTGGTGGGCGTGCACGATCTGGTGGATACCGCCACCGTGGCCAGTAACACTGTCGCCCGCAGCGACTTCACCATTCTTGTCTATTTCACGCTATTGGCGCTGTTTTTCGCCTATTGCTATCCCATCGCGCGTTGGACGCGGTATCTGGAACGACGCCATGAGCATCATTGA
- a CDS encoding amino acid ABC transporter permease encodes MMDSVLQAWVAFFKPLGLNYSFVMDPGELSAFGHGLLVTLQLCAWTIPVSLVFGVLIAAALTSGRPWLARPLQAFVEVTRNTPTLVQLYCAFLVLNMLITQKLGGGNPITPFAWVVIVVALHKGVFHAEALRAGIEAVPTVTMEAARSLAFSRRQILTQVQLPLAVRFALPALVNNLVDLVKMTAIASAIAVGDVTYESIMIWSHRDNVLELLLLILLYFGLLTWLVSVGGRWLEERLRMPGYGQ; translated from the coding sequence ATGATGGATTCGGTTCTGCAGGCCTGGGTAGCGTTCTTCAAACCCCTGGGCCTTAACTACAGCTTTGTCATGGACCCGGGCGAATTGTCCGCGTTCGGACACGGCCTGCTGGTGACGTTGCAGCTGTGCGCGTGGACGATTCCGGTCAGCCTGGTGTTCGGCGTGCTGATCGCCGCTGCGCTCACCAGCGGCCGCCCGTGGCTGGCGCGGCCGCTGCAAGCCTTTGTGGAAGTCACCCGCAATACGCCGACGCTGGTGCAGCTGTACTGCGCATTTCTGGTGTTGAACATGCTGATCACGCAAAAGCTGGGCGGCGGCAATCCGATCACGCCCTTTGCGTGGGTGGTGATCGTGGTGGCGCTGCACAAAGGCGTGTTTCATGCCGAGGCCCTGCGCGCTGGCATCGAGGCCGTGCCAACGGTCACGATGGAAGCCGCCCGTTCGCTGGCATTTTCGCGGCGGCAGATTCTGACGCAGGTGCAACTGCCGTTGGCCGTGCGCTTTGCTTTACCCGCGCTGGTCAACAACCTGGTGGATCTGGTGAAGATGACGGCGATCGCCTCGGCCATTGCCGTCGGTGATGTCACTTATGAATCCATCATGATCTGGTCGCATCGCGACAACGTGCTGGAACTGCTGCTGTTGATCCTGCTGTATTTCGGCCTGCTGACCTGGCTGGTCAGCGTGGGCGGTCGGTGGCTGGAAGAACGTTTGAGGATGCCCGGCTATGGCCAATGA
- a CDS encoding aminotransferase class I/II-fold pyridoxal phosphate-dependent enzyme, with protein MTDSLFPGVLSRRARSAELSPIAAAGARAAKLAAAGRSIIVLTSGEPDFDTPASIKAAAISALDQGKTKYTPTAGTAALRSAVADGYRERHGLDVDGANVIISNGGKQVIYLALNATLDEGDEVIVPAPYWPTFPDAVRINGGVPVIAHTRAEDGFKLTPQGLRDAITPRTKWLILNSPGNPTGAVYTAQELAALAQVLRDAPQVLVLWDEMYEEIWFGQPPAHLLRVAPDLIDRTLIVNGVSKAYAMTGWRVGWGTGPKPLIHVLEAVQSQVSSGPSSLGQAAALAALQGVADGFVETARQAYARRAQRVEDGLGSVPGLQVHAPQGSFFAWIGVGGLIGALRPDGRPIEHDGDVADWLLESEGVAIVRGAAYGLSPYLRLSFAASDTNIDAAIERIHRAVAALSAVTALEAAA; from the coding sequence ATGACTGACTCTTTGTTCCCTGGCGTGCTGTCACGACGCGCGCGTAGCGCCGAGCTGTCGCCCATTGCCGCCGCTGGCGCGCGCGCGGCCAAGCTGGCAGCAGCAGGCCGTTCCATTATTGTGCTGACGTCCGGCGAACCGGATTTCGATACCCCGGCGTCTATCAAGGCTGCTGCGATTTCGGCGCTGGACCAGGGCAAGACCAAATATACGCCCACTGCCGGCACGGCCGCGCTGCGTAGCGCAGTGGCTGATGGCTACCGCGAACGCCATGGGCTGGACGTGGATGGCGCGAACGTCATTATTTCCAATGGCGGCAAGCAGGTCATTTACCTGGCGTTGAATGCAACCCTGGATGAGGGAGACGAGGTCATCGTGCCCGCGCCGTACTGGCCCACCTTTCCTGATGCTGTGCGCATCAATGGCGGCGTGCCCGTCATAGCGCACACGCGGGCCGAAGACGGTTTCAAGCTCACGCCGCAGGGTTTGCGCGATGCCATCACGCCGCGCACCAAGTGGCTGATCCTGAATTCGCCGGGCAATCCAACCGGCGCGGTCTATACGGCGCAAGAGCTTGCGGCTTTGGCGCAGGTGCTGCGCGACGCGCCGCAGGTGCTGGTGCTGTGGGACGAAATGTATGAAGAAATCTGGTTTGGCCAGCCGCCCGCGCATCTGCTGCGCGTGGCGCCAGACCTGATCGATCGCACGTTGATCGTCAATGGGGTATCCAAAGCCTATGCGATGACCGGGTGGCGCGTCGGCTGGGGTACCGGGCCCAAACCCTTGATTCACGTGCTGGAAGCCGTGCAGTCACAGGTCTCGTCGGGTCCAAGTTCCTTGGGCCAGGCGGCCGCGCTGGCCGCCCTGCAGGGCGTGGCGGACGGGTTCGTCGAGACCGCCCGCCAAGCGTATGCGCGACGCGCGCAACGCGTGGAGGACGGGCTGGGCAGCGTGCCGGGTTTGCAGGTGCACGCGCCGCAAGGTTCGTTCTTTGCGTGGATCGGAGTTGGCGGATTGATTGGCGCCTTGCGCCCCGATGGCAGGCCCATTGAACATGATGGCGATGTGGCCGACTGGTTGTTGGAGTCCGAGGGCGTCGCAATCGTGCGTGGCGCGGCCTATGGTTTGTCGCCGTATCTGCGGCTGTCTTTTGCGGCGTCCGATACGAACATCGACGCGGCCATTGAACGCATCCATCGCGCCGTGGCGGCGCTATCCGCGGTCACGGCGCTGGAGGCCGCCGCATGA
- a CDS encoding FAD-binding oxidoreductase, whose product MTTATADALLGALRARLGQDWVWTGADAAPYLTDHRHRLHGQAIAVVRPADAQEVAAVLRLCHAAGVPVVPQGGNTGLMGGATPDQSGHAVLLSLGRLNRVLELDTDNDTITVQAGCVLATVQDAARQANRLFPLSLGSEGSCTIGGNLSTNAGGTQVLRYGNTRELTLGLEVVTAEGEVWNGLRGLRKDNTGYSLRDLYIGSEGTLGIITAATLKLYPLPAGQGSAFVGFPSIDAALAFLSLARQRLGAALTGFELIGQPVLELVARHVPEQAQPLPGLAQPWYALLEASSEAPDGAGAALLRLAEQALESGLLADAVIAHNLQQSGAFWRLRDEAIGVAQARDGGNVKHDISVPISRVPAFLRRTADALQALDPGLRPMAFGHLGDGNLHYNVSHDPARAVRHLFALEDRIHDVVHAQAHAQGGSISAEHGIGQVKRDALPHFKSPLELALMRRIKQALDPLNLMNPGKVLS is encoded by the coding sequence ATGACGACGGCCACCGCAGACGCGTTGTTGGGCGCCTTGCGCGCCAGACTGGGGCAGGACTGGGTCTGGACGGGCGCGGATGCCGCGCCGTATCTGACCGATCACCGCCACCGCCTGCACGGACAAGCGATTGCGGTGGTCCGGCCCGCCGACGCCCAGGAAGTGGCCGCCGTGCTGCGGCTGTGCCATGCGGCCGGCGTGCCAGTGGTGCCGCAGGGCGGAAATACCGGGCTGATGGGCGGCGCGACGCCGGACCAGAGCGGCCATGCCGTCCTGCTGTCGTTGGGCCGCTTGAACCGGGTGCTGGAACTGGACACCGACAACGACACGATTACGGTGCAGGCGGGCTGTGTGCTGGCCACTGTGCAGGACGCTGCGCGGCAGGCCAACCGTTTGTTTCCGCTCAGCCTGGGTTCAGAAGGCAGTTGCACCATCGGCGGCAATCTGTCGACCAATGCGGGCGGCACGCAGGTGCTGCGCTATGGCAACACGCGTGAACTGACCTTGGGCCTGGAAGTGGTGACGGCCGAAGGCGAGGTCTGGAATGGCTTGCGCGGCTTGCGCAAGGACAACACCGGATATTCGCTGCGGGATCTGTATATCGGCAGTGAGGGCACGCTGGGCATTATCACTGCCGCCACACTCAAGCTCTATCCCTTGCCCGCGGGACAGGGCAGCGCGTTTGTCGGTTTTCCGTCTATCGATGCGGCGTTGGCGTTTCTGTCTTTGGCCCGCCAGCGCCTGGGCGCTGCGTTGACAGGCTTCGAACTGATCGGCCAGCCGGTGCTGGAACTGGTTGCCCGGCATGTGCCGGAACAAGCACAGCCGCTGCCCGGCTTGGCGCAGCCCTGGTACGCGCTGCTGGAAGCGTCGTCCGAAGCGCCTGACGGCGCAGGCGCGGCACTGCTGCGCCTGGCGGAACAAGCATTGGAATCAGGCTTGTTGGCAGACGCGGTGATCGCGCACAACCTGCAACAGTCCGGCGCGTTCTGGCGCCTGCGCGATGAAGCCATCGGCGTGGCGCAAGCCCGGGACGGCGGCAACGTCAAACACGACATCTCCGTGCCGATTTCGCGGGTGCCAGCGTTTCTGCGCCGCACAGCAGACGCCTTGCAAGCGCTGGACCCCGGGCTGCGGCCGATGGCGTTCGGCCATCTGGGCGACGGCAATCTTCACTACAACGTGTCGCACGACCCGGCTCGTGCGGTGCGCCATCTGTTTGCGCTCGAAGACCGCATCCATGACGTGGTGCATGCCCAGGCGCATGCGCAGGGCGGCTCGATCAGCGCCGAACACGGCATCGGGCAAGTCAAGCGCGATGCCTTGCCCCATTTCAAGAGCCCGTTGGAGCTGGCGCTGATGCGCCGCATCAAGCAGGCGCTAGACCCTTTGAACCTGATGAATCCCGGAAAGGTATTGTCATGA
- a CDS encoding transporter substrate-binding domain-containing protein, whose translation MKVSKMKIAAAVALASLACGVAQADATLDKIKQRGKIAIGVDGASPPFGLLDPATGKVGGFQTELGEDIARRLGVTLETVPVTASTRVQFLQAGKVDLLIANIQWTQERSEILSYAPTPYNLVGGAAMVSKKSGIKRWEDLKGKVACVSQGSNFAKPLQDTYGAVVKGLRNIPESLLALKGGSCDASVHIQPALYETLHGPNGQQWADFELATSAQLIPSPTVIWTRRNEADTRAFVDGVIRDWHKSGLLVKQAERFGVPADYLKEASANAQTGKFESAPPEAQAKP comes from the coding sequence ATGAAAGTATCAAAGATGAAAATCGCTGCTGCCGTCGCGCTGGCAAGCCTGGCTTGCGGCGTGGCGCAGGCAGATGCGACGCTGGACAAGATCAAGCAACGCGGAAAAATCGCCATTGGCGTGGACGGGGCCAGCCCGCCGTTTGGCCTGCTGGACCCGGCCACCGGCAAGGTGGGCGGCTTTCAGACCGAGTTGGGTGAGGACATAGCGCGACGCCTGGGCGTGACACTGGAAACGGTGCCGGTCACGGCGTCCACGCGTGTGCAGTTCCTGCAGGCCGGCAAGGTGGACCTGCTGATCGCCAATATTCAATGGACGCAAGAACGCAGTGAGATTCTCAGCTACGCGCCTACCCCGTACAACCTGGTGGGCGGAGCTGCCATGGTGTCCAAGAAAAGCGGGATCAAGCGCTGGGAAGATCTGAAGGGCAAGGTGGCGTGCGTGTCGCAAGGCAGCAACTTCGCCAAGCCCTTGCAGGACACCTATGGCGCGGTCGTCAAGGGCCTGCGCAACATTCCCGAATCGCTGCTGGCGCTAAAGGGCGGTAGCTGCGATGCGTCGGTCCATATTCAACCGGCGCTGTACGAAACGCTGCATGGCCCCAATGGTCAGCAATGGGCAGACTTTGAACTGGCAACCTCAGCCCAGCTGATTCCGTCGCCCACGGTGATCTGGACGCGCCGCAATGAAGCCGACACGCGCGCTTTTGTCGACGGCGTGATCCGTGACTGGCACAAGTCGGGCTTGCTGGTGAAGCAGGCAGAACGTTTTGGCGTGCCGGCCGACTACCTGAAAGAAGCCAGTGCCAACGCTCAGACCGGCAAGTTTGAGAGCGCGCCGCCCGAGGCGCAGGCCAAGCCATGA
- a CDS encoding transporter substrate-binding domain-containing protein yields MATRKTLGAARTAMTLALAFAGGMAHADATLDKIKERGTVTIGVLANGGVFGSLDPATQQLVGWNPELARELAKGLGVKAELVQVQTATRTQFLISGKVDLLIASMELNPERAEILGYAPTPFFRVGGAAATLKTSGITKWEDLRGKPVCVSQGSSFARPLSADYGAVVKGYKSSSDSLLALRGGQCVAAVHDSTLIHPLLRTNPEWADYHAPIATEVLPANSVVWTRKGEADTIAAVDKVVQDWHRKGWLIATEKRLGIEPPQPLLQELNAKYKQGS; encoded by the coding sequence ATGGCAACTCGCAAGACTCTGGGCGCGGCCCGTACCGCAATGACGCTGGCGCTGGCGTTCGCAGGCGGCATGGCGCATGCCGATGCCACGCTGGACAAAATCAAGGAACGCGGCACCGTCACCATTGGCGTGTTGGCCAACGGCGGCGTGTTCGGTTCGCTGGACCCTGCCACGCAGCAACTGGTGGGCTGGAACCCCGAACTGGCCAGGGAACTGGCCAAGGGCCTGGGTGTAAAGGCGGAGCTGGTGCAGGTGCAAACCGCCACGCGCACGCAATTCCTGATCTCCGGCAAGGTGGATCTGCTGATCGCATCCATGGAACTGAATCCTGAACGCGCCGAAATCCTGGGTTATGCGCCCACGCCGTTCTTCCGGGTGGGCGGCGCGGCTGCCACCTTGAAAACCAGCGGCATCACCAAATGGGAAGACCTGCGCGGCAAGCCCGTGTGCGTATCGCAGGGCAGCAGCTTTGCGCGGCCGTTGTCGGCTGATTATGGCGCCGTGGTCAAGGGCTACAAGAGCTCGTCGGACTCGCTGTTGGCGCTGCGCGGCGGCCAATGCGTGGCGGCAGTGCACGACTCCACTTTGATCCACCCCTTGCTGCGCACCAATCCGGAATGGGCTGACTACCACGCGCCTATAGCGACCGAAGTGCTGCCCGCCAATTCCGTCGTCTGGACGCGCAAGGGCGAGGCCGACACGATTGCCGCCGTAGACAAGGTGGTGCAGGACTGGCACCGCAAGGGCTGGCTGATCGCAACGGAAAAGCGCTTGGGTATCGAGCCGCCGCAGCCGCTGTTGCAGGAATTGAACGCGAAATACAAGCAGGGCAGCTGA
- a CDS encoding Bug family tripartite tricarboxylate transporter substrate binding protein, translating to MSIKRKSAIRAALGLIVGVVLGAGLLSNFAGSAPVPGVDANRYPNRPVKIIVPVSAGGSADKLARTVAQKLGEKWHQSVVVENQPGASSAIGNAAVAHARGDGYTLLLGGDALSLNALQPGKLPYDPVKDLQGVTKAVVNPQLLVVRPGLGIKTFQEFVALVRQRPGEISLALPGGTGSLQHLAVELLNERIGAKTNQIPYPGGGPATLDVLGGHVDAMLITLAAATENVRNGKLVALAVTTPYRSKALPDVPTIQESGLADYVVESWQGFSVPASTPRVIVDRINRDVVAVLREPETAALLENLGFTIAATAPEAVDQTVRDDIATYRRVIASADVKLK from the coding sequence ATGAGCATCAAGCGTAAATCCGCCATCAGGGCGGCGCTGGGACTGATTGTGGGCGTAGTGCTGGGAGCAGGGCTTCTGAGCAACTTTGCAGGCTCTGCTCCGGTGCCCGGTGTAGATGCCAACCGCTATCCGAATCGGCCGGTCAAGATCATCGTCCCGGTTTCGGCGGGCGGCAGCGCCGACAAGCTGGCGCGTACCGTGGCGCAGAAATTGGGTGAGAAGTGGCATCAAAGCGTGGTGGTTGAAAACCAGCCAGGCGCCAGCAGCGCCATTGGCAATGCCGCGGTCGCCCATGCGCGCGGTGACGGCTACACCTTGTTGTTGGGAGGCGATGCGTTATCGCTCAACGCCCTGCAACCGGGCAAGTTGCCTTACGACCCGGTCAAAGACCTGCAAGGCGTGACCAAGGCCGTCGTCAACCCGCAATTGCTGGTGGTGCGGCCGGGCCTGGGCATCAAGACCTTCCAGGAGTTCGTGGCGCTTGTCAGGCAGCGTCCTGGCGAGATCTCGCTGGCATTGCCAGGCGGCACAGGCAGTTTGCAGCATCTGGCGGTGGAGCTGCTGAACGAGCGCATTGGCGCGAAAACCAATCAGATTCCATACCCTGGCGGCGGCCCGGCCACGCTGGACGTCTTGGGCGGCCACGTGGACGCCATGCTGATCACGCTGGCCGCAGCGACCGAAAACGTGCGCAACGGCAAGCTGGTGGCGCTGGCGGTCACCACGCCGTATCGCTCCAAGGCACTGCCTGATGTGCCAACGATTCAGGAATCCGGGCTGGCTGACTATGTGGTCGAAAGCTGGCAGGGCTTTTCGGTGCCCGCGTCGACGCCGCGCGTGATCGTCGACCGGATCAATCGGGATGTGGTGGCCGTGCTGCGCGAACCCGAGACCGCTGCGCTGCTGGAGAACCTGGGATTCACGATCGCCGCTACGGCGCCTGAAGCCGTGGACCAGACGGTGCGCGACGATATTGCGACCTATCGGCGCGTGATTGCATCGGCAGATGTGAAGCTGAAGTAG
- a CDS encoding TauD/TfdA dioxygenase family protein, translated as MTTLERTRLDVRPLSVFTGAEIHGVDLTQPLTDDEVDQIKAALLRWKVVFFRDQHIDHAQHLAFAQYFGRPTSAHPYDANPPEGYPQIRTISSKSTTGRRGERWHTDVTGVVNPPAGSILRAGLQVPAYGGDTIFTNLVAAYEHLSPALRALADGLWARHQFGGYNGDFENQTVYAQRVQASPLVSEHPVVRVLPETGERALFVNPGFTRRIKDVNEEESRHLLNLFFEEITRPEYTVRFRWQPGSIAFWDNRATAHQGPGDFAYLDTERVLYRITLEGDVPVGVEGRHSNAVLGKPFSAFGVDTGAAA; from the coding sequence ATGACCACTTTAGAACGCACGCGGCTGGACGTCCGGCCGCTTTCCGTCTTCACTGGCGCGGAGATCCACGGGGTGGATTTGACGCAGCCCTTGACGGATGACGAGGTTGATCAGATCAAGGCCGCGCTATTGCGCTGGAAGGTGGTGTTCTTCCGCGATCAGCACATCGACCACGCGCAGCATCTGGCTTTTGCACAGTACTTCGGCCGGCCAACGTCCGCGCACCCCTACGATGCGAATCCGCCTGAAGGCTATCCGCAAATCCGCACCATTTCATCCAAGTCCACGACCGGCCGCCGCGGTGAACGCTGGCATACCGACGTGACGGGCGTGGTCAACCCGCCGGCGGGGTCCATTCTCCGTGCGGGTCTGCAAGTGCCCGCCTATGGCGGCGACACGATATTCACCAATCTGGTGGCAGCCTACGAACACTTGTCGCCGGCGTTGCGCGCGCTGGCGGACGGCCTGTGGGCGCGACACCAGTTCGGGGGCTACAACGGCGACTTTGAAAACCAGACCGTCTATGCGCAGCGCGTTCAGGCAAGCCCCTTGGTGTCCGAGCATCCCGTCGTGCGCGTTTTGCCTGAAACGGGTGAGCGCGCGTTGTTCGTCAACCCGGGTTTCACGCGCCGCATCAAAGATGTGAACGAGGAAGAAAGCCGTCATCTGCTGAATTTGTTCTTCGAAGAAATTACCCGGCCCGAATACACCGTGCGCTTCCGCTGGCAGCCGGGCAGCATAGCGTTCTGGGATAACCGTGCAACCGCGCACCAGGGGCCGGGCGATTTTGCCTATCTGGATACTGAACGCGTGCTGTATCGCATCACGCTTGAAGGCGATGTGCCGGTGGGTGTTGAAGGCAGGCATTCCAACGCGGTGCTCGGCAAGCCGTTCAGCGCCTTTGGCGTGGATACCGGAGCCGCGGCATGA
- a CDS encoding alpha/beta fold hydrolase, whose translation MNTLINADAFTLDGVTFQHRRVRVDGLGYHVVVGGSGPPLILLAGFPQSWYAWRRVMPLLAPYFRVFAVDLPGQGDSDKPLDGYDTRTTGERLRALFHTLGLTRYALAGHDIGAWVGYPYAARYPGEVERLVLLDANIPGVTLKPSIELGPDNWKSWHFLFNSVPDLPEALLAGRERILIEWFFSRKTANKPGVFSRADIDEYERVYQTLGGLRGMLGYYRAANEDAAQNRELRDKPLTLPVLALGGDQGSAPDLHQALKPLALNLQGGVLQDCGHYLPEEQPRELARRMLAFLTEKHPA comes from the coding sequence ATGAACACATTGATCAATGCAGATGCCTTTACGCTGGACGGCGTGACGTTCCAACACCGCAGGGTGCGGGTGGATGGCTTGGGCTATCACGTGGTGGTGGGGGGCTCCGGCCCGCCACTAATCCTGCTGGCGGGTTTTCCGCAGAGCTGGTATGCCTGGCGCCGCGTGATGCCTCTGCTGGCGCCATACTTCCGCGTTTTCGCGGTGGACCTGCCCGGTCAGGGTGACTCGGACAAACCGCTGGACGGCTACGATACGCGCACAACGGGCGAGAGGCTGCGCGCCCTGTTCCACACATTGGGCCTTACGCGTTATGCGTTGGCGGGCCACGATATTGGCGCTTGGGTCGGCTATCCCTATGCGGCGCGTTATCCCGGCGAGGTCGAGCGCCTGGTGCTGCTGGATGCGAACATTCCTGGCGTGACGTTGAAGCCATCGATTGAATTGGGGCCTGACAACTGGAAGAGCTGGCACTTTTTGTTCAACAGCGTGCCCGATCTGCCCGAAGCATTGCTGGCCGGTCGCGAACGCATCCTGATCGAATGGTTTTTTTCACGCAAAACCGCGAACAAGCCCGGCGTATTCAGCCGCGCCGACATTGATGAATACGAACGTGTCTATCAAACGTTGGGCGGCTTGCGCGGCATGCTGGGCTACTACCGCGCCGCCAATGAAGACGCGGCCCAGAACCGCGAACTGCGCGACAAACCGCTGACTTTGCCCGTGCTGGCGCTGGGCGGTGATCAGGGCAGTGCGCCGGATTTGCATCAGGCACTGAAGCCGCTTGCGCTAAATCTTCAAGGCGGGGTGTTGCAAGACTGCGGCCATTATTTGCCCGAGGAACAGCCACGCGAATTGGCGCGGCGCATGCTGGCGTTTCTGACGGAAAAGCACCCGGCATAG
- the pcp gene encoding pyroglutamyl-peptidase I → MPIVLITGIEPFDGETLNPSWEAARLLDGQTVNGARLVARQLPCVIGKVVGVLRQAIVEVQPDLVICLGQAGGRSDISVERVAINVVDARIPDNEGHQPVDEPIVQGGPAAYFSTLPIKAIVRDLHAGGVPASVSSTAGTYNCNTIFYGLAHYIATERPSLRGGFVHVPYLPEMATRHPGQPSLALDVLVRGVQIMVATALSVENDIKAVGGALH, encoded by the coding sequence ATGCCCATCGTACTCATCACCGGAATCGAACCATTTGATGGCGAAACGCTGAATCCGTCCTGGGAGGCCGCGCGCCTTCTGGACGGGCAGACCGTGAATGGCGCCCGCCTGGTGGCGCGCCAGCTGCCTTGCGTCATCGGCAAGGTGGTCGGTGTGTTGCGGCAGGCGATCGTAGAGGTGCAGCCCGATCTGGTTATTTGCTTGGGGCAGGCGGGCGGGCGCAGCGATATCTCGGTGGAGCGGGTAGCGATCAATGTAGTGGATGCGCGCATACCCGATAACGAAGGCCATCAGCCCGTAGATGAACCTATCGTTCAGGGGGGGCCGGCCGCGTACTTCTCAACGCTGCCCATCAAGGCGATCGTGCGCGATTTGCATGCGGGGGGCGTGCCTGCATCGGTGTCGTCGACAGCGGGCACCTACAACTGCAACACCATCTTTTACGGGCTGGCGCACTACATCGCGACCGAACGGCCTTCGTTGCGCGGCGGCTTTGTACACGTGCCTTATCTGCCCGAAATGGCGACGCGCCACCCCGGCCAACCGAGCTTGGCGTTAGACGTGCTGGTGCGCGGCGTGCAGATCATGGTGGCGACGGCGCTATCGGTGGAAAACGACATCAAAGCGGTCGGCGGCGCGCTGCATTGA